Proteins encoded together in one Prochlorococcus marinus str. MIT 9211 window:
- the mreC gene encoding rod shape-determining protein MreC, producing the protein MGLSRRTGAFRWWNTKGPWLWCSIAIVFFIIRLSKGFFLIDFYAFLTRPFWPGMAQKEWITNSVKLDNQIRLHLLEQDNQRLRNLLDLKNSSNKNHISAAVISRKPSGFWQQLDLNKGQNDQVKTGDAVIGPGGLLGIIETTTPMTSRVRLLTAPGSQIGVWIERTKVHGVLVGNGNNRPQLNFLDRRTESKIGDVVTTSPASTLLPPNLPIGVIQFKNDENLPAPFAFVQLLAVPEAIDWVQVIRN; encoded by the coding sequence ATGGGTCTTTCCCGACGAACTGGTGCTTTTCGTTGGTGGAACACAAAGGGACCTTGGTTATGGTGTTCTATTGCAATTGTTTTTTTTATTATTCGTTTATCGAAAGGCTTCTTTCTAATAGATTTTTATGCTTTTTTGACTAGGCCTTTTTGGCCAGGCATGGCCCAAAAAGAATGGATTACAAATAGTGTGAAGTTAGATAATCAAATTCGATTGCATTTGCTTGAACAAGATAATCAGCGACTTCGTAATTTACTGGATTTAAAAAATTCATCTAATAAAAATCATATTTCGGCTGCAGTTATCTCTAGAAAACCTAGCGGTTTTTGGCAGCAGTTGGATTTAAATAAAGGGCAAAATGATCAAGTTAAGACTGGAGATGCAGTTATTGGCCCTGGAGGCCTTCTGGGCATAATTGAGACGACCACACCAATGACTTCTAGAGTCCGGTTGTTAACAGCTCCTGGCAGTCAAATTGGTGTTTGGATTGAGAGAACTAAGGTTCATGGGGTGTTGGTAGGAAATGGTAATAATCGCCCTCAATTGAATTTTCTTGATAGACGAACTGAATCAAAAATTGGAGATGTAGTAACTACTTCACCTGCAAGTACTTTGCTGCCTCCAAATCTGCCTATAGGAGTTATTCAGTTTAAAAATGATGAGAATTTACCTGCACCTTTTGCATTTGTTCAACTATTAGCTGTCCCAGAAGCAATTGATTGGGTGCAGGTTATTCGTAACTAA
- a CDS encoding rod shape-determining protein produces MFFRRLRLSRDIGIDLGTANTLIYVQGKGIVLEEPSVVAMDLEEGEPLAVGDDAKLMLGRTPGNIRAVRPLRDGVIADFDAAEQMLKTFIQKCNEGRGIIAPRLVVGIPSGVTSVERRAVREAGLAGAREVHLIDEPVAAAIGADLPVTEPIGTMIVDIGGGTTEVAVLSLGGTVLSESVRVAGDEINESIATYLKKVHNLVVGERTSEEIKIRIGSAFPNNEFDFQSMDVRGLHLLSGLPRSINLNAGDLREAMSEPLNKIVDAVKRVLERTPPELAADIVDRGIMLAGGGALVRGISDLVSHETGIFTHVAEEPLLCVVNGCGKVLDNFKRLKRVVDTPEFARNAVRD; encoded by the coding sequence GTGTTTTTTAGACGTTTGAGGCTTTCTAGGGATATTGGTATTGATTTGGGTACCGCAAATACCTTGATCTATGTTCAAGGGAAAGGAATAGTTCTTGAAGAACCTTCTGTTGTGGCTATGGATTTAGAAGAAGGCGAGCCTTTAGCTGTTGGAGATGATGCGAAATTGATGCTTGGTCGAACTCCAGGAAATATTCGAGCAGTGAGACCTTTAAGAGATGGGGTCATTGCGGACTTTGATGCAGCTGAGCAAATGCTCAAAACTTTTATACAAAAGTGCAATGAAGGAAGAGGAATTATTGCCCCACGTTTAGTTGTTGGGATACCTAGTGGAGTTACTAGCGTCGAGAGGCGAGCAGTTCGCGAGGCAGGTTTAGCAGGAGCTAGAGAAGTACATTTAATTGATGAACCAGTTGCTGCTGCTATAGGTGCTGATTTGCCAGTGACAGAGCCCATTGGAACAATGATTGTTGATATTGGCGGTGGCACTACAGAAGTTGCTGTTTTGAGTCTTGGCGGAACAGTATTAAGTGAGTCTGTTCGCGTGGCTGGAGATGAGATTAATGAATCGATAGCAACTTATCTAAAGAAAGTTCATAACTTAGTCGTTGGTGAGAGGACCTCCGAAGAAATTAAAATTCGCATTGGTTCAGCTTTCCCTAATAATGAATTTGATTTTCAATCGATGGATGTAAGGGGCTTACATCTACTTTCAGGATTACCAAGATCTATTAATTTGAATGCGGGTGATCTCCGTGAAGCGATGTCAGAACCTCTGAATAAAATTGTTGATGCTGTTAAACGTGTTTTAGAGAGAACTCCACCAGAGCTAGCTGCAGATATTGTGGATCGAGGCATTATGCTCGCTGGAGGTGGGGCATTGGTAAGAGGAATTAGTGACTTGGTAAGTCATGAAACAGGCATTTTTACTCATGTTGCAGAAGAGCCTTTACTCTGTGTAGTTAATGGTTGTGGAAAAGTTTTAGATAACTTCAAGAGATTAAAGCGCGTAGTCGATACTCCAGAATTCGCTAGAAATGCTGTGAGGGACTAA
- a CDS encoding single-stranded DNA-binding protein: MSVNSISLVGRAGRDPEVRYFESGSIVANLTIAVNRRSKQDEPDWFNLEIWGKQAQVAADYVKKGSLIGITGSFKLDQWKDKNTGEDRFKPVVRVDRLELLGGRKEEGGFSNNEPPMARSTEEDIPF; this comes from the coding sequence ATGAGTGTCAACTCAATAAGCCTAGTTGGAAGAGCTGGCAGAGACCCTGAAGTTCGTTATTTCGAATCCGGTTCAATTGTGGCGAACCTGACTATTGCTGTAAATCGACGTAGCAAGCAGGATGAGCCGGATTGGTTCAATCTTGAAATATGGGGGAAGCAAGCTCAAGTTGCAGCTGACTATGTTAAGAAAGGATCTTTAATAGGAATTACTGGCAGTTTCAAACTTGATCAATGGAAAGACAAGAATACAGGTGAGGATAGATTTAAACCTGTTGTCAGAGTAGATAGATTAGAGCTCTTAGGTGGCAGGAAAGAGGAAGGTGGATTTTCGAATAATGAGCCTCCGATGGCAAGATCCACAGAAGAAGATATTCCTTTCTAA
- a CDS encoding DedA family protein — MDFADLASSLINIIGNAVEANQWVGYIAILLAMFLENLFPPIPSELIMPLGGFYVYQGQLNFIPVVLAGLIGTVLGAFPWYGIGRLINEERLEVWLEKYGKWIGISPQELSRSRVWFARYGTSLVFWGRLVPGIRTLISVPAGVELMPIAPFILWTSAGSLIWTIFLTVAGILLGESYSRVEVWLEPFSKIIKILIIFALSTGFLWLIIRTFSKRNQKVD; from the coding sequence ATGGACTTTGCAGATCTTGCTTCCTCACTAATTAATATTATTGGAAATGCAGTAGAGGCAAATCAGTGGGTTGGGTACATTGCAATTTTATTGGCAATGTTTCTAGAAAATTTATTTCCTCCTATTCCTTCTGAATTAATTATGCCTCTGGGGGGATTTTATGTTTATCAAGGTCAATTAAACTTTATACCTGTTGTACTTGCAGGCCTTATCGGAACTGTTTTAGGAGCTTTCCCTTGGTATGGGATTGGGCGCTTAATAAATGAAGAAAGATTGGAGGTTTGGTTAGAAAAATATGGCAAATGGATAGGTATTAGCCCTCAAGAACTCTCTAGAAGCCGAGTTTGGTTCGCAAGGTATGGAACATCATTAGTATTTTGGGGGAGATTAGTGCCTGGGATAAGAACTTTAATTTCTGTTCCTGCAGGGGTTGAGTTAATGCCTATTGCTCCTTTTATTCTTTGGACATCTGCAGGAAGTCTTATTTGGACTATCTTCTTAACAGTTGCAGGAATATTGTTAGGAGAAAGCTATAGCAGGGTAGAAGTTTGGTTAGAACCTTTTTCTAAAATAATAAAGATATTAATTATTTTTGCTTTATCAACAGGATTTTTATGGCTCATTATTCGTACTTTTTCGAAGCGAAATCAAAAAGTTGATTAA
- the ahcY gene encoding adenosylhomocysteinase → MLAASASTQQLHNHIEYEIADIELAEFGRKELAIAEKEMPGLMALREKYHKEKPLKGARIAGSLHMTIQTAVLIETLVALGAQVRWASCNIFSTQDHAAAAIASSGIPVFAKKGETLDEYWAYTHRILEWGDQETPNMILDDGGDATGLVILGSKAEQDLSVLERPNNEEEIALYSSIRNKLSDDPSFYSRIKSSIQGVTEETTTGVARLYQMQANGSLPFPAINVNDSVTKSKFDNLYGCRESLVDGIKRATDVMVAGKIALVIGYGDVGKGSAQSLRGLGATVMIAEIDPICALQASMEGYRVVRLNDVVQNVDIFVTATGNFNVITHDHLIRMKDEAIVCNIGHFDNEIDVASLKPYQWENIKPQVDHITLPSGNKIILLAEGRLVNLGCATGHPSFVMSNSFTNQVLAQIELFTQGSNYDNQVYILPKHLDELVARLHLDKIGANLTELTEEQAAYINVPIKGPYKSEQYRY, encoded by the coding sequence ATGCTTGCAGCATCTGCTTCAACTCAACAATTACACAATCACATTGAATATGAAATTGCTGATATTGAGCTTGCTGAGTTTGGACGAAAAGAGCTTGCCATAGCTGAGAAGGAAATGCCTGGATTAATGGCCCTTCGCGAGAAATATCACAAAGAAAAACCTCTAAAAGGCGCTCGCATAGCTGGAAGTTTGCATATGACCATTCAAACTGCAGTATTGATTGAGACTTTGGTTGCTTTGGGTGCTCAAGTTCGCTGGGCCTCCTGCAATATTTTTTCTACTCAAGATCATGCAGCAGCGGCGATAGCAAGTTCTGGTATTCCTGTATTTGCAAAGAAAGGGGAAACTCTAGATGAATATTGGGCCTATACACATCGCATACTTGAATGGGGGGATCAGGAAACTCCAAATATGATTTTGGATGATGGAGGAGATGCAACAGGCTTGGTCATTCTTGGCAGTAAAGCCGAACAAGACTTGTCTGTTCTTGAAAGGCCTAATAATGAAGAAGAAATCGCTTTATATAGTTCTATTCGTAACAAATTATCTGATGACCCCTCCTTTTATTCTCGAATTAAGTCATCTATTCAAGGAGTAACCGAAGAAACAACTACAGGTGTAGCGCGTTTATATCAAATGCAAGCCAATGGATCTTTGCCTTTCCCAGCTATTAATGTCAACGACTCTGTTACCAAGAGCAAATTCGATAATCTTTATGGATGTAGAGAATCTTTGGTTGATGGAATCAAAAGAGCCACTGATGTAATGGTCGCGGGAAAAATTGCACTCGTGATTGGTTATGGGGATGTTGGTAAAGGATCTGCTCAATCTTTGCGAGGTTTGGGTGCAACAGTAATGATTGCGGAAATAGATCCTATTTGCGCATTACAAGCTTCAATGGAAGGATATCGAGTGGTTAGATTGAATGATGTTGTTCAAAATGTAGATATTTTTGTTACAGCAACGGGTAACTTTAATGTAATTACTCATGACCATCTTATTCGAATGAAAGATGAAGCTATTGTTTGCAATATTGGTCATTTTGATAATGAAATTGACGTTGCTTCGTTGAAACCTTATCAATGGGAAAATATCAAACCCCAAGTTGACCACATAACTCTTCCCAGCGGCAATAAGATTATTCTTTTAGCCGAAGGCAGGTTAGTAAATTTGGGATGTGCTACTGGCCACCCTAGTTTTGTAATGAGTAACTCTTTTACAAACCAAGTTTTAGCACAGATTGAATTATTTACTCAAGGAAGTAATTACGATAATCAAGTTTATATTTTACCTAAGCATCTTGATGAATTAGTAGCTCGCCTCCACTTAGATAAGATAGGAGCAAATTTAACTGAGCTTACTGAAGAACAAGCAGCATATATTAATGTTCCTATAAAAGGTCCATATAAATCTGAACAATATCGTTATTAG
- the tsaE gene encoding tRNA (adenosine(37)-N6)-threonylcarbamoyltransferase complex ATPase subunit type 1 TsaE, with amino-acid sequence MERNIFKKIEVPESIFWQSTQSGWVLTDLAATIEFGKRLNQVLEDSNLLLLKGTLGSGKTSLVKGIAKDLGIIEPITSPTFALSQHYLTGKRALVHLDLYRLEDINAAYELFIQEEEEAKSLKALMVIEWPCRLGRTFNDAWCANLKYSSNERRLIQLFSPTSKDKNSLT; translated from the coding sequence TTGGAAAGGAACATCTTCAAAAAAATCGAAGTTCCTGAATCAATATTCTGGCAATCTACCCAATCAGGGTGGGTTCTTACTGACCTTGCAGCAACTATTGAATTTGGCAAAAGGTTAAATCAGGTGCTAGAAGATTCGAATTTACTTTTGCTTAAGGGCACTTTGGGGTCTGGCAAAACATCTTTGGTTAAAGGAATCGCAAAAGATCTTGGAATTATTGAACCTATTACAAGTCCAACATTTGCTCTATCTCAGCACTATCTCACAGGTAAAAGAGCACTTGTACATTTAGATCTCTATAGACTAGAAGATATAAATGCTGCTTATGAGTTATTTATTCAAGAAGAAGAAGAAGCAAAATCGCTTAAAGCACTTATGGTTATTGAATGGCCATGTCGGTTAGGTAGAACTTTCAATGATGCTTGGTGCGCAAATTTAAAATATTCATCTAACGAGAGAAGATTAATTCAACTTTTTTCTCCTACATCCAAAGACAAAAACTCTTTAACCTGA
- a CDS encoding carbohydrate kinase family protein: protein MNSPKVICVGEALVDRLGPCGGDPAVDKPVQDCLGGAPANVACGLARLGIDAAFIGCLGDDSIGAEFRRLFMSRDVNIAGLQIHPELPSRVVLVRRDLSGERTFEGFEGDHRKGYADQHLGLTQLKETLPALFQEASWLLLGTILLASKSSKEAVLWMVDQAKKYSLSIAIDINWRPTFWDPNSSPDSPPSREIKLAIHDLLKHADLLKLAKEEAVWFFNSHTPTEISNSLPKKPSVIITDGSRPINWVLGESVGHMKTSVPRKVVDTTGAGDSFTAGIISQLLQTPLSQGDLLNPKEIVRFAAACGALVCEGAGAIEPQPIYGQVKEFLSLDVGEKS, encoded by the coding sequence ATGAACTCACCAAAAGTTATTTGTGTAGGAGAGGCATTAGTAGATCGGTTAGGGCCTTGCGGTGGCGATCCTGCGGTAGATAAACCAGTTCAAGATTGTTTAGGTGGTGCCCCAGCAAATGTTGCATGCGGCTTGGCAAGATTAGGAATAGATGCGGCGTTCATTGGTTGTTTAGGTGATGATTCGATTGGCGCTGAATTTCGCCGCTTATTCATGTCTAGGGACGTCAATATTGCTGGTTTACAGATTCACCCTGAGCTTCCAAGTCGCGTAGTACTGGTTCGAAGAGATTTATCTGGTGAAAGAACTTTTGAAGGTTTCGAGGGTGATCATCGTAAGGGTTATGCAGACCAGCATTTGGGATTAACTCAGTTGAAAGAAACCTTGCCTGCGCTTTTTCAGGAGGCAAGTTGGTTGCTTCTTGGAACAATCTTATTGGCTTCGAAGAGTTCTAAAGAAGCAGTTCTATGGATGGTCGATCAAGCTAAAAAATATTCATTATCTATTGCCATTGATATTAATTGGAGGCCAACTTTTTGGGATCCCAATTCATCGCCGGATAGTCCACCAAGTAGAGAAATCAAGTTGGCCATTCATGATCTTTTAAAACATGCGGATTTACTAAAGCTTGCCAAAGAAGAAGCAGTTTGGTTTTTCAACAGCCATACTCCGACAGAAATTTCCAATTCCTTACCAAAAAAGCCCAGTGTAATTATTACCGATGGATCTAGACCAATTAATTGGGTGTTAGGAGAATCTGTTGGCCATATGAAAACGAGTGTTCCGAGAAAGGTTGTTGATACAACTGGGGCAGGCGACTCCTTTACCGCTGGAATTATTTCTCAATTATTGCAAACTCCATTGTCTCAGGGTGACTTGCTAAATCCTAAAGAGATTGTCAGGTTCGCTGCTGCATGCGGAGCATTGGTATGTGAAGGAGCAGGTGCTATTGAACCACAACCTATTTATGGTCAGGTTAAAGAGTTTTTGTCTTTGGATGTAGGAGAAAAAAGTTGA
- the mutT gene encoding 8-oxo-dGTP diphosphatase MutT, translated as MAVGFSQNDLANGVLENPQKIDALRSTLLQWFKSNGRHYIPWKLTKDGTLPNENQYLAVYPILVAEVMLQQTQLKVVLPYWEKWMLALPTLVDLAKAEEDKVLLLWQGLGYYSRARRLHVTSRILLNLIGIPNSLNPANWPKDLESWMNLPGIGRNTAGSIISSAFNLPSPLLDGNVKRVLTRLIGSTKTPNKDLARLWKLSDLLLDKNLPRTFNQALMDLGATICTKYNPICTNCPWQNYCSAYNSGNPENLPVKGQKLILSKAVIGVGLILNKNQDVLIDQRLDEGSMGGMWEFPGGKKEKDESIEMTIARELREELGVEVKVGKKLIEFDHSYTHKKLHFIVHLCELISGKPKPLSSQEVRWVKLSDLQNYPFPKANSYMISALKEYFLISKTKMK; from the coding sequence ATGGCTGTTGGCTTTAGTCAAAATGATTTAGCAAATGGGGTTTTGGAAAATCCTCAGAAGATAGACGCTCTTAGGTCAACTCTTCTTCAATGGTTTAAATCAAATGGACGTCATTATATCCCTTGGAAATTAACTAAGGATGGAACTTTACCAAACGAGAATCAATATCTTGCTGTATATCCAATTTTGGTTGCTGAAGTAATGCTGCAACAGACTCAGTTGAAAGTTGTTTTACCATATTGGGAAAAGTGGATGTTAGCTCTGCCAACTCTTGTTGATTTGGCAAAGGCTGAAGAGGATAAAGTCCTTTTACTTTGGCAAGGACTTGGTTATTACTCCAGAGCAAGAAGATTACATGTTACTTCTAGGATTCTTTTGAATTTAATTGGCATACCTAACTCTTTAAATCCAGCTAATTGGCCTAAGGATTTAGAAAGCTGGATGAATTTACCTGGCATAGGGCGTAATACGGCTGGCAGTATCATTTCTTCAGCATTTAACCTCCCTAGCCCTTTACTAGATGGGAATGTTAAACGGGTTTTAACTAGATTAATTGGTAGTACTAAAACTCCAAACAAAGATTTGGCAAGGCTTTGGAAATTGAGTGATTTGTTACTAGATAAAAATCTTCCTAGAACATTTAATCAAGCTTTAATGGATCTAGGTGCGACAATTTGTACCAAGTACAATCCTATTTGTACCAATTGCCCATGGCAAAATTATTGTTCTGCTTATAATTCAGGAAATCCTGAAAATCTACCAGTAAAAGGTCAAAAATTGATTCTTTCAAAAGCTGTTATAGGCGTTGGCTTGATTCTTAATAAAAATCAGGATGTTTTGATTGATCAGAGACTTGATGAAGGAAGTATGGGAGGAATGTGGGAATTTCCCGGAGGTAAAAAGGAAAAAGATGAATCAATAGAAATGACTATTGCAAGAGAACTACGCGAAGAATTAGGCGTTGAGGTAAAGGTAGGGAAAAAGCTTATTGAATTTGATCATTCCTATACCCATAAGAAATTACATTTTATAGTTCATTTGTGTGAATTAATTTCTGGGAAACCAAAACCTTTATCAAGCCAGGAAGTCCGATGGGTAAAATTAAGTGATCTTCAAAATTATCCGTTTCCTAAAGCTAACTCATATATGATTTCTGCTCTTAAAGAATATTTTCTTATATCCAAGACAAAGATGAAGTAA
- a CDS encoding alpha/beta fold hydrolase: MTKANSHIWEWNDLNVSWKVEGSKIEKNFATLLVHGFGASKEHWRQNQKILGEQSPCYSIDLIGFGSSSQPRAKLDGDLSSQNDFSYNFDNWSHQIAEFSQSVIKKPVILIGNSIGGVIALRAAQIMKSSCKGVILINCAQRTMDDKRLYEQPKFMRHIRPLLKALIRKRWLSKNLFKNAANPKFIRKVLEKAYPSGANIDTELINMIHSPTQREGASEAFHGFVNIFNDYLATELMENLDLPVDLIWGESDPWEAIDEARYWASSINCVRSLEVINGAGHCPHDECPEKVNNRLLKIIQDAT, encoded by the coding sequence TTGACTAAAGCCAACAGCCATATTTGGGAGTGGAATGACTTAAATGTCTCGTGGAAAGTAGAAGGATCTAAAATTGAAAAAAACTTTGCAACATTATTAGTTCATGGTTTTGGTGCTTCTAAAGAGCATTGGCGACAAAACCAAAAAATCCTTGGAGAACAATCTCCTTGCTATTCAATTGATTTAATTGGTTTTGGTTCCAGTAGTCAACCTCGTGCAAAACTAGACGGTGACTTAAGTTCGCAAAACGATTTTTCTTATAACTTTGATAATTGGAGTCATCAAATAGCAGAATTTTCGCAATCTGTTATTAAAAAACCAGTAATTTTAATTGGTAATTCTATTGGAGGCGTTATCGCACTTCGAGCAGCTCAAATTATGAAATCTTCTTGTAAAGGGGTGATATTAATTAATTGTGCCCAAAGAACAATGGACGATAAAAGGCTATATGAACAACCGAAATTTATGCGACATATCCGACCATTATTAAAAGCACTCATTAGAAAGCGATGGCTAAGCAAAAATCTCTTTAAAAATGCTGCAAATCCAAAATTTATTAGAAAGGTTCTCGAAAAAGCTTATCCAAGTGGGGCAAATATAGATACAGAGCTAATAAACATGATTCATTCGCCAACTCAAAGAGAAGGGGCTTCAGAAGCTTTCCATGGTTTTGTAAATATCTTCAATGATTATCTTGCTACAGAGCTAATGGAAAATCTTGATTTACCTGTTGATTTAATTTGGGGAGAAAGTGATCCATGGGAAGCAATAGACGAAGCAAGATACTGGGCTTCATCCATAAATTGTGTGCGATCTTTAGAAGTTATTAATGGAGCTGGACATTGTCCTCATGACGAATGTCCTGAAAAAGTAAACAATCGTTTGTTAAAGATTATTCAAGATGCGACATAA
- a CDS encoding RpoD/SigA family RNA polymerase sigma factor, with amino-acid sequence MAVQAEITSSRKIIPVTLEKSTSDNDLIRSYLRDIGRVPLLSNDQEITLGRHVQELMALENLEKDWQSTHGQKPNLDELASAAGLTVGALKKKFRLGERAKERMVAANLRLVVSIAKKYTKRNMELLDLIQEGTIGLVRGVEKFDPARGYKFSTYAYWWIRQGITRAIAEKSRAIRLPIHITEMLNKLKKGQRDLSQQLSRTPSVAELAEYIDVSEEEVKDLMLKASQPVSLEMKVGDKDDTVLLDLLSTDNDSPQQQIELDCMKGDLEILLEKLPELQYRVLRMRYGIDGEEPMSLTGIGRVLGISRDRVRNLERSGLRGLRSKGEAVEAYVAS; translated from the coding sequence ATGGCTGTTCAAGCGGAAATTACTTCATCAAGAAAAATCATCCCAGTAACACTGGAAAAATCTACATCTGATAATGATCTAATTCGTTCCTATTTAAGGGATATAGGACGTGTTCCGCTCTTGTCCAATGATCAGGAAATCACTCTTGGCCGTCATGTTCAAGAGCTCATGGCTTTAGAGAATCTTGAGAAGGACTGGCAAAGTACTCATGGTCAGAAGCCCAATCTTGACGAGTTGGCAAGTGCTGCAGGATTGACAGTTGGAGCTTTGAAAAAAAAGTTTCGCTTAGGTGAGCGGGCGAAAGAAAGAATGGTTGCAGCTAATTTGCGTTTGGTAGTTAGTATTGCCAAGAAATATACAAAAAGGAATATGGAACTCTTGGATTTAATCCAAGAAGGGACAATTGGTTTGGTGAGAGGAGTAGAGAAGTTTGATCCTGCCCGTGGCTATAAATTTTCAACTTATGCTTATTGGTGGATTAGACAAGGAATTACAAGAGCTATAGCTGAAAAAAGTAGGGCTATTCGTTTGCCTATTCATATTACTGAGATGCTTAATAAGTTGAAGAAAGGACAGAGAGACTTAAGTCAACAATTATCAAGGACACCTTCTGTTGCAGAACTTGCAGAATATATAGATGTATCTGAGGAAGAAGTCAAAGATTTGATGCTTAAGGCCAGTCAGCCAGTCAGTTTAGAGATGAAAGTAGGTGATAAAGATGACACTGTTTTATTAGATTTGTTATCTACTGATAATGATTCGCCACAACAGCAGATTGAGTTGGATTGCATGAAAGGTGATTTGGAAATCCTCTTGGAAAAATTGCCTGAGTTGCAATACAGGGTGTTAAGGATGAGATATGGCATAGATGGTGAGGAACCGATGAGCCTTACAGGTATTGGTAGGGTTCTTGGTATAAGTAGAGATCGAGTAAGAAACCTTGAGCGTTCTGGGTTAAGAGGTTTAAGAAGCAAAGGAGAGGCCGTTGAAGCTTATGTCGCATCTTGA
- the mgtE gene encoding magnesium transporter gives MNEATGAPFEAPALLKGQHLADEVADQLESMLSAGNYDGVKSLLEPVQPVDIAEAIGRLPLILQALAFRLLAKNEAIEVYEYLDPGVQQSLLDRLRSGEVLEIVEQMSPDDRVRLFDELPAKVVRRLLAELSPEERRVTAQMLGYQAETAGRLMTNECIDLKEFHSAAQALTIVRRQAPFTETIYSLYVTDRERHLTGILSLRDLVTADPEALIGDVMTKDVVNVRTDTDQEEVARAIQRYDFLALPVVDSEKRLVGIVTVDDVIDVIEQEATRDLYAAGAVQAGDEDDYFQSNLFVVARRRVVWLFVLVLANGLTTKVIAMNDEVLKQVVLLAAFIPLLIGTGGNVGAQSSTVVIRGLSTQRIQNLGLLRAVIREAIAGALLGLLMLCFVVPFAWWQGQGPLVGAAVGISLLAITTLAATAGAALPLLFDRMGLDPALMSAPFITTATDVAGVFIYLRTASWLLHHINTL, from the coding sequence ATGAATGAGGCAACTGGGGCACCTTTTGAAGCTCCTGCTCTTTTGAAAGGACAGCATCTCGCTGATGAGGTGGCTGATCAGCTTGAGTCAATGTTGTCCGCTGGCAATTATGACGGTGTTAAGTCTTTGCTTGAACCCGTTCAGCCAGTAGATATTGCTGAGGCGATTGGTCGCTTGCCATTAATCTTGCAGGCACTTGCTTTTAGATTATTAGCCAAAAATGAAGCTATAGAGGTTTATGAGTATTTAGATCCAGGTGTTCAACAAAGCCTTCTGGATCGATTGCGATCTGGCGAAGTTCTTGAAATAGTTGAGCAAATGTCGCCAGATGACAGGGTTCGCCTTTTTGACGAGTTGCCTGCCAAGGTTGTGAGAAGGTTATTGGCTGAATTAAGCCCAGAAGAGAGGCGGGTAACGGCTCAAATGCTTGGTTATCAGGCAGAAACCGCTGGCAGGTTAATGACCAATGAATGCATAGATCTTAAGGAATTTCATAGTGCTGCACAGGCGCTAACAATTGTTAGACGCCAGGCTCCTTTTACTGAAACCATTTATAGCCTCTATGTCACAGATAGAGAGAGACATTTGACTGGGATACTTTCTTTACGAGATTTAGTGACTGCAGATCCAGAAGCTTTGATCGGCGATGTCATGACTAAAGATGTAGTGAATGTCCGAACTGATACTGATCAGGAAGAAGTTGCAAGAGCAATTCAGAGATATGACTTTTTGGCTTTACCAGTTGTAGATAGTGAGAAGCGTTTGGTTGGAATCGTTACTGTTGATGATGTCATTGACGTTATTGAGCAGGAAGCTACTAGAGATCTATATGCAGCAGGTGCTGTTCAAGCTGGTGATGAGGATGATTATTTTCAAAGTAATTTGTTTGTTGTTGCAAGGCGGCGAGTTGTTTGGCTTTTTGTTTTAGTGCTTGCAAACGGTTTGACTACAAAAGTGATTGCAATGAATGATGAGGTTTTGAAGCAAGTTGTTTTGCTGGCTGCCTTCATCCCTTTGTTAATAGGGACTGGTGGCAATGTTGGTGCTCAGAGCTCTACAGTTGTGATTAGAGGATTAAGTACCCAACGAATTCAGAATTTGGGTCTGTTGAGAGCAGTCATTAGAGAGGCTATAGCCGGGGCTTTGTTAGGCCTATTGATGCTTTGTTTTGTTGTTCCTTTTGCTTGGTGGCAGGGTCAAGGTCCTTTGGTTGGGGCTGCAGTAGGAATTAGTCTTCTTGCAATAACTACATTAGCTGCCACTGCAGGTGCAGCATTGCCTTTGCTTTTTGATCGCATGGGACTAGACCCTGCTTTAATGTCGGCACCTTTTATTACGACCGCAACTGATGTAGCAGGAGTCTTCATTTATTTGCGAACAGCTTCATGGCTTCTGCATCATATAAACACCCTTTAA